The Glycine soja cultivar W05 chromosome 3, ASM419377v2, whole genome shotgun sequence genome window below encodes:
- the LOC114407110 gene encoding probable xyloglucan endotransglucosylase/hydrolase protein 32, which yields MAFFLFAILILMVPSSNAYWPPSPGYWPSSKFRSMSFYKGFRNLWGPQHQSLDQNALTIWLDRTSGSGFKSVRPFRSGYFGASIKVQPGYTAGVITAFYLSNNEAHPGFHDEVDIEFLGTTFGKPYTLQTNVYIRGSGDGRIIGREMKFHLWFDPTKDFHHYAILWSPKEIIFLVDDVPIRRYPRKSGATFPLRPMWLYGSIWDASSWATEDGKYKADYKYQPFVAKYTNFKASGCSAYAPRWCHPVSASPYRSGGLSRQQHSAMRWVQRYHMVYNYCQDPKRDHSLTPECWG from the exons ATGgctttctttctctttgctATTTTAATCTTGATGGTCCCTTCTAGTAATGCCTATTGGCCACCTTCACCTGGCTACTGGCCAAGTTCCAAATTCAGGTCCATGAGTTTTTACAAAGGGTTTAGAAACCTCTGGGGCCCTCAGCACCAAAGCCTAGACCAAAATGCATTAACAATCTGGCTTGATAGAACCTCAG GAAGTGGATTCAAGTCAGTAAGGCCATTTCGATCCGGGTACTTTGGTGCTTCCATTAAGGTTCAACCTGGATACACTGCAGGTGTTATAACAGCTTTCTAT CTCTCAAACAATGAAGCACATCCCGGTTTCCATGATGAAGTGGACATTGAGTTTCTAGGGACAACATTTGGAAAGCCTTACACTTTGCAGACCAATGTTTACATAAGAGGGAGTGGAGATGGGAGAATCATAGGCAGAGAGATGAAGTTCCATCTCTGGTTTGATCCTACCAAAGATTTTCATCACTATGCTATACTGTGGAGTCCTAAGGAAATAAT ATTCCTAGTGGATGATGTGCCAATTAGGAGGTACCCGAGGAAGAGTGGTGCAACATTTCCTCTGAGGCCAATGTGGCTATATGGTTCAATATGGGATGCATCATCATGGGCAACTGAGGATGGAAAGTACAAAGCTGATTATAAATACCAACCTTTTGTGGCAAAGTATACCAATTTCAAAGCTAGTGGTTGCTCAGCCTATGCCCCTCGTTGGTGCCATCCAGTTTCAGCCTCACCATATAGGTCTGGTGGGTTGAGTAGGCAACAACATAGTGCCATGAGATGGGTGCAAAGATACCACATGGTTTATAACTATTGTCAAGACCCCAAGAGAGATCACAGCCTAACACCTGAGTGTTGGGGTTGA
- the LOC114407109 gene encoding uncharacterized protein LOC114407109, translating into MLYCSKKKMELIGTSSDAVPHQNHSSRGSSNAGNKNLTEKEVYVNHAELAWHQMRTEWVGDQSKKLRRSPKGSTLSVTRTYEEVLASREPFKRPILLSEMVSFLVEIWLEDGLYD; encoded by the exons ATGCTGTActgctccaaaaaaaaaatggaactaATTGGTACTAGTTCAGATGCCGTTCCCCATCAGAATCACTCTTCAAGGGGCTCAAGCAATGCTGGCAACAAGAATTTAACTGAGAAAGAAGTCTATGTAAACCATG CTGAGTTAGCCTGGCATCAAATGAGGACAGAATGGGTTGGTGATCAATCAAAAAAATTACGGAGGTCACCTAAAGGTTCAACATTAAG CGTCACAAGGACTTATGAAGAGGTGCTTGCATCTAGAGAACCTTTTAAACGACCAATACTATTATCT GAGATGGTAAGTTTTTTGGTTGAAATTTGGCTCGAGGATGGTCTCTATGATTAG
- the LOC114407108 gene encoding putative pentatricopeptide repeat-containing protein At5g37570: MSILVSKATAGMQMQAFPVIPIPTSTSMRSISHSSPFRLHSAASITTLLKACKKREHLEQVHACIIHRGLEQDHFLVFLFISRAHTLLSTLSYASSVFHRVLAPSTVLWNTLIKSHCQKNLFSHTLSAFARMKAHGALPDSFTYPSVIKACSGTCKAREGKSLHGSAFRCGVDQDLYVGTSLIDMYGKCGEIADARKVFDGMSDRNVVSWTAMLVGYVAVGDVVQARKLFDEMPHRNVASWNSMLQGFVKMGDLSGARGVFDAMPEKNVVSFTTMIDGYAKAGDMAAARFLFDCSLEKDVVAWSALISGYVQNGLPNQALRVFLEMELMNVKPDEFILVSLMSASAQLGHLELAQWVDSYVSKICIDLQQDHVIAALLDMNAKCGNMERALKLFDEKPRRDVVLYCSMIQGLSIHGRGEEAVNLFNRMLMEGLTPDEVAFTVILTACSRAGLVDEGRNYFQSMKQKYCISPLPDHYACMVDLLSRSGHIRDAYELIKLIPREPHAGAWGALLGACKLYGDSELGEIVANRLFELEPLNAANYVLLSDIYAAAERWIDVSLVRSKMRERRVRKIPGSSKI, encoded by the coding sequence ATGTCCATTTTGGTCTCAAAAGCTACTGCGGGAATGCAAATGCAGGCTTTCCCTGTCATTCCCATTCCAACTTCCACTTCCATGCGTTCAATCTCTCACTCCTCTCCTTTCCGTCTTCATTCAGCTGCAAGCATCACCACCCTCCTCAAAGCCTGCAAGAAACGTGAACACCTCGAACAAGTGCACGCGTGCATCATCCATCGCGGCCTCGAGCAAGACCACTTCCTCGTTTTCCTCTTCATTTCCCGCGCGCACACCCTCCTCTCCACTCTCTCCTACGCCTCCTCCGTCTTCCACCGCGTTCTCGCCCCTTCCACCGTCCTCTGGAACACTCTCATCAAATCCCACTGCCAAAAGAATCTCTTTTCCCACACCCTCTCCGCCTTCGCTCGCATGAAGGCACATGGGGCACTCCCAGATAGCTTCACCTACCCTTCTGTCATTAAGGCCTGTTCCGGCACGTGCAAGGCAAGGGAGGGAAAATCGCTTCATGGCTCCGCGTTCCGGTGCGGCGTCGACCAGGATCTCTACGTGGGCACCAGTTTGATCGACATGTATGGGAAGTGCGGGGAGATTGCTGATGCTCGTAAGGTGTTTGATGGAATGTCTGACAGGAATGTGGTTTCCTGGACTGCTATGCTTGTTGGGTACGTTGCTGTTGGGGATGTTGTTCAGGCCAGGAAGCTGTTTGATGAGATGCCTCACAGAAATGTGGCTTCTTGGAACTCAATGTTGCAGGGCTTTGTGAAAATGGGGGATTTGAGCGGTGCTAGAGGCGTGTTTGACGCAATGCCTGAGAAGAATGTTGTTTCTTTCACCACCATGATTGATGGGTATGCCAAGGCTGGTGACATGGCGGCGGCGAGGTTCTTGTTTGATTGTTCTCTGGAGAAGGATGTTGTTGCTTGGTCTGCTTTGATATCAGGTTATGTCCAGAATGGGCTGCCTAATCAGGCGTTGCGAGTGTTTCTCGAGATGGAATTGATGAATGTGAAGCCTGATGAGTTTATATTGGTTAGCTTGATGTCGGCTTCCGCACAGTTGGGTCATTTAGAACTTGCTCAGTGGGTTGATTCTTATGTAAGCAAGATCTGTATTGATCTTCAGCAGGACCATGTAATTGCAGCGCTTTTGGATATGAATGCAAAGTGTGGAAACATGGAAAGGGCGTTGAAATTGTTTGATGAAAAACCTAGGCGAGATGTAGTCTTGTATTGTTCGATGATACAAGGGTTGTCAATTCATGGACGCGGTGAAGAGGCCGTGAATCTGTTTAACAGGATGCTGATGGAAGGGCTAACTCCGGATGAGGTGGCCTTCACAGTCATCCTCACAGCTTGTAGTCGTGCTGGGCTTGTTGATGAGGGACGGAACTACTTCCAGTCCATGAAGCAAAAATACTGCATTAGTCCATTGCCTGATCACTATGCATGTATGGTGGATCTTCTAAGCCGGTCAGGGCACATAAGGGATGCTTATgaacttataaaattaatccCCCGGGAGCCTCATGCTGGAGCCTGGGGTGCACTTCTTGGGGCATGTAAACTATACGGTGATTCAGAGTTGGGAGAGATTGTTGCTAATCGACTTTTTGAGCTTGAGCCTCTAAATGCAGCTAATTATGTGCTGTTGTCCGACATCTATGCAGCAGCAGAGCGATGGATAGATGTTTCCCTTGTGAGAAGTAAGATGAGGGAAAGGAGAGTGCGGAAGATACCTGGTTCCAGTAAAATTTAG